The Anabas testudineus chromosome 3, fAnaTes1.2, whole genome shotgun sequence sequence ATAACATACAGTCTCAAGCAGTCTCCTTGGCCATTTATAAGtttataaatacatgtatgtgcAGACCAAAAAGGTATTTTTACACATCCAACCCTATACATTACCTTTTTTTACAGTCAACCAATGCCTCATACACAAGCCtcaagagtgtgtgtttcttctctgtgtccagGTTCCAGTCGATAATCCACTTGCGCACCTGAAAAAGCAGAATCAAAAAAACTTATCAAACATGAATTCCAGAGAAAAGAGTGCAGCCTATTTATGGTTATGATTTATGGTCAGTTACTGAGGATAATTGTGGTGAGTTGAAAATACCTGATCAAGGTCAGTGGGGATGAAGGTGATGGCATTACAGGTTGCTGCTACCTTGATGAGGCTACAGAAGACAGTGTACCTCACTGGAGTGTTCTCATCCATGCCGTGGAAGAGGTTGCTCAGCCTGTAacaccacagcataaaagagacagttacagtacatgtacagacATTCATTAGAGAACAGCAGCCTATTTGCTTTGAATTGAGAAAAATGCTTTGATAGTTATCAAGTTTCTTTTTGCGTTTTGATAATGTTAAACTGCTACTAAATGACCAATCTTGTGCAGCATGAAATCAAACCTCATTGGTTCCCATACATATTTGTTGCTTAAagtttcaaaaaaaaaaaaaaaaaacatacatgtgataaaaaaaaaaaaaaaaagagataggACTCACAGCTGCATCCTGAGGGAGGGCCTCTCTCCTTCACGGAACTTCACCAGTTTCTCACACAGACTTTCAATGAGAGcctcctgcttctctgtctccaggatcaacagcagagacacaatgCTGTTCATCACACTCTCTacatctgcagagagacacagagaaagatacAGTAAGTGCTACAGTAGATCTGATTCAAGTGCACTGGATAAACAAACCTCACATCATGCAAAAGCCCagatgtaattaataaaaattcaTGCATTTACTTTTGGGTAAAGAAGTAACAAGTTTCTGGTTTTGTGCATGCTGACTGGCTCAGTACGATCACCGGATTCACGGCATTAAATGGTAGTGGTCAATACGGAAGAAATCCACCATCATCACTCAAGGTACCTTTGTCATCGTCCTTGAGGCAGACATCACACGCCTCGATGATCTGAGCCAGATCTACATGAAGTCCACCTTCAGAGTTCTCTTCTGAGATATCGGCTCCTTTGGACTTGATATAAGCTCTCAGCTCTGATGCCTGTACACAATGAAATAACAttagtataataaataaataatgttagtGGCTACGTAAAACCTAACACAACGTGAAGCAAGAAACATGCAATCAGATGATAGTTTAACCTATTAATGagtacaaatacattttatttatatactgtagtactaATGTTACTAAGTATTTAAACTATAGATATAATTGCTTAAGGCAGCATGTTGTGCCTTGAGCTACACGCAAGCTACTGTcgtgtctttgtttttaaccTAACTAACTCTGAATGACATAAATATATGACTGAGTCGGCAAATACggtaacaaacatttaaaaactcgAACTAGATAACATAATACGCTATACATTAATTATGTAGCAAGTAAGATGCTCATctgcttgttatttttatatctttgttCATTTCTTATAAATTAGCTGTTAGCATTCTTAGCTAACCTATAACTTTAAAGACATCCATAATAGCTTTGGCTGTCAATATACTGAGCTGAAGACGGTATACAGTAATTACGGTCCACTCATTGAGACAGAAACCAACTAAATAGTAAGAGTAATGGTATTAGTGTTGACACTGTGCTTCCACATATGTGACATCATTAGCGTGTAGCTAAGTTCATCTTAGCTAACAACCAGCATCTATTAGCAGCTAAAAACGGTTAGCATTTTTGGCTAGCTAGCATGCTAAGTTATCTGGTGAcagctttcatttatttaatgatcCGTACGCGGAACaatgcaaaatatgtttttcaagACATCGGTCGTACCTGATCTTCTTCCGTAATATCAATAAATGCCGGCACGCTCATTTTTAGTGATTTTGTGAGCCTAGATGATGAAATCCACGCTCCCACCACTACTGAGACCTGAGCGGAAAAGAAAAGGGACCAGCGCCGGTGAAGCTCTTGCACTTCCGGGTCAAATTGTTAAAGTCACAGTAACCTGAAAACTACCCCAGAAGATGTCGTCttagagaaatgtgttttaaaaagtcacTCTTCCTACCCGGGGTATTGATTACCatgtaataattttaaaatatccaCATTACTTGAAGAAGATAGTTAAATATCCAGGAGGGTTTAAAAATCCCAATCCTGCAGAACCAATAAATCTTATTAGGCCACCAGACTTCCACCAACATATCCTAATCTTTTATTCTTCCCTGTCCAGATATGAATCACCTCTCCGGGAGATTAACCCGGGATGTCTTGGATGAGAGTTACAGAGGTGAACCTGATCCCCAGATCCCCTGGAGAGGTTATCTGATGAGCTTCAGCCCATCTGTGCAGACCACCATGTTAGGCTTGGCCCAGCACTTTCCAACCCGGAAACACTGTGAGTGTCAGAGGGCAACATTCTACCACCATACACCCACTGACCTATGGGTACTCTTGCTAGACCTCTGTACCAAGTGTGATCCTGTGTATTGTTACCATGGCAGGTCACTCCGTGATTGAGGTGAGTGAGGTGAAGAGGGTAAGTGAAGCAGGACTTCACCACAAAACTATGGAGTCAGGTTTCTAGCATTTGAGGTATTTAACAGCCTGTATCCCAGGGTGAAAatatgcaacatgtttttttatttccaactaCACTGTCTGTCACCCATGAGGATTCAGAGACTAGAGAGACGCATTACGCCAC is a genomic window containing:
- the eif3m gene encoding eukaryotic translation initiation factor 3 subunit M, giving the protein MSVPAFIDITEEDQASELRAYIKSKGADISEENSEGGLHVDLAQIIEACDVCLKDDDKDVESVMNSIVSLLLILETEKQEALIESLCEKLVKFREGERPSLRMQLLSNLFHGMDENTPVRYTVFCSLIKVAATCNAITFIPTDLDQVRKWIIDWNLDTEKKHTLLRLVYEALVDCKKSEPAAKVMVELLGSYTEDNASQARVDAHRCIVRALKDPNTFLFDHLLTLKPVRFLEGELIHDLLTIFVSAKLAAYVKFYQSNKDFIDSLGLSHEQNMAKMRLLTFMGMAVEFKEISFDTMQQELQIGADDVEAFVIDGTSASPQIDVGRLHL